Proteins encoded together in one Carya illinoinensis cultivar Pawnee chromosome 3, C.illinoinensisPawnee_v1, whole genome shotgun sequence window:
- the LOC122302243 gene encoding probable inactive shikimate kinase like 1, chloroplastic isoform X1 — MELLTLHSSCGGPQFRTPSLHFQAVPRSFRLPSFPHSISTRHNPSFFRFHLPLSASLPSRAPFPNSLSSSCSVANDGTLLSTTKDAVIDPSFAVKNKAMDMSTELKGTSIFLVGMKSSIKTSLGKLLADALRYYYFDSDSLVEEAAGGASAVKSFKESDEKGFRESETEVLKQLSSMGRLVVCAGDGAVQSSANLAFLRHGISIWIDVPLDMVARGVFENQSQLSDLELFASEAYSEVLTQLTTLYEETRGGYATADATVSLQKVACQLGYDDLDAVTTENMTLEVLKEIEKLTRVKKMMESAARPF, encoded by the exons ATGGAGCTTCTAACCTTGCACTCCTCCTGCGGTGGCCCCCAATTTCGTACTCCGTCGCTCCATTTTCAAGCAGTACCTCGGAGTTTCCGCCTCCCCAGCTTCCCACACTCCATATCCACTCGTCACAATCCCAGCTTCTTCCGCTTCCACCTACCTCTTTCTGCATCCCTTCCGTCTCGCGCTCCCTTCCCAAATTCTCTCTCCTCGAGTTGCTCTGTGGCCAACGATGGCACTCTCC TTTCAACGACAAAGGATGCTGTGATTGATCCCTCTTTTGCAGTGAAG AACAAAGCAATGGATATGTCCACAGAACTGAAAGGAACTTCAATATTTCTTGTGG GAATGAAAAGCTCCATAAAAACAAGTTTGGGGAAGCTTCTAGCGGATGCATTACGATATTATTATTTCGACAG TGACAGTTTGGTTGAGGAAGCTGCTGGAGGTGCATCTGCTGTTAAATCTTTTAAGGAGAGCGATGAAAAGGGATTTCGTGAGTCTGAG ACTGAAGTATTGAAACAGCTGTCATCCATGGGACGATTGGTGGTTTGTGCTGGAGATGGCGCAGTTCAGAGTTCTGCTAATCT ggcGTTTTTGAGACATGGAATCTCAATATGGATTGATGTACCCTTAGACATGGTGGCCAGAGGGGTGTTTGAAAACCAGTCTCAACTTTCTGATTTGGAATTATTTGCTTCTGAAGCTTATTCAGAG GTCTTGACTCAGTTAACAACTTTATATGAGGAAACGAGAGGTGGATATGCTACTGCAGATGCAACTGTTTCACTACAAA AGGTTGCTTGCCAATTAGGTTATGATGATCTTGATGCTGTAACCACGGAAAACATGACTTTAGAG gttCTCAAGGAGATTGAAAAACTGACAAGAGTTAAGAAGATGATGGAATCAGCAGCGAGACCCTTTTAG
- the LOC122302243 gene encoding probable inactive shikimate kinase like 1, chloroplastic isoform X2, producing MDMSTELKGTSIFLVGMKSSIKTSLGKLLADALRYYYFDSDSLVEEAAGGASAVKSFKESDEKGFRESETEVLKQLSSMGRLVVCAGDGAVQSSANLAFLRHGISIWIDVPLDMVARGVFENQSQLSDLELFASEAYSEVLTQLTTLYEETRGGYATADATVSLQKVACQLGYDDLDAVTTENMTLEVLKEIEKLTRVKKMMESAARPF from the exons ATGGATATGTCCACAGAACTGAAAGGAACTTCAATATTTCTTGTGG GAATGAAAAGCTCCATAAAAACAAGTTTGGGGAAGCTTCTAGCGGATGCATTACGATATTATTATTTCGACAG TGACAGTTTGGTTGAGGAAGCTGCTGGAGGTGCATCTGCTGTTAAATCTTTTAAGGAGAGCGATGAAAAGGGATTTCGTGAGTCTGAG ACTGAAGTATTGAAACAGCTGTCATCCATGGGACGATTGGTGGTTTGTGCTGGAGATGGCGCAGTTCAGAGTTCTGCTAATCT ggcGTTTTTGAGACATGGAATCTCAATATGGATTGATGTACCCTTAGACATGGTGGCCAGAGGGGTGTTTGAAAACCAGTCTCAACTTTCTGATTTGGAATTATTTGCTTCTGAAGCTTATTCAGAG GTCTTGACTCAGTTAACAACTTTATATGAGGAAACGAGAGGTGGATATGCTACTGCAGATGCAACTGTTTCACTACAAA AGGTTGCTTGCCAATTAGGTTATGATGATCTTGATGCTGTAACCACGGAAAACATGACTTTAGAG gttCTCAAGGAGATTGAAAAACTGACAAGAGTTAAGAAGATGATGGAATCAGCAGCGAGACCCTTTTAG